One genomic segment of Streptomyces niveus includes these proteins:
- the erm gene encoding ErmE/ErmH/ErmO/ErmR family 23S rRNA (adenine(2058)-N(6))-methyltransferase, with product MARSPQHRRSRTLSQNFLTDRATAARFVRAARPDPAGLLLEVGPGKGALTTALAPHCRELRAYEIDSGLVPELRSTLAATPHVRVYEGDFVTVRPPGEPFAVVGNVPFSRTADIVDWCLRAPALTDATLITQLEYARKRTGGFGRWSLRTVETWPQTEWRLLGRIGRREFRPVPRVDAGILRVERRPRPLLPAAQLADYRRLVEVGFTGVGGSLYASLHRAGHPRRRLDAAFDAARVDRAEIVAFVPPGAWLTLHAALHRT from the coding sequence ATGGCCCGCAGCCCGCAGCACCGCCGATCCCGCACGCTCTCGCAGAACTTCCTCACCGACCGCGCCACCGCGGCCCGATTCGTACGCGCCGCCCGCCCCGACCCCGCCGGGCTGCTGCTCGAAGTCGGCCCCGGGAAAGGCGCGTTGACCACCGCTCTCGCACCGCACTGCCGTGAGCTGCGCGCCTACGAGATCGACTCCGGGCTCGTCCCGGAACTCCGTTCCACCCTCGCCGCCACACCCCATGTGCGGGTGTACGAGGGGGATTTCGTCACCGTAAGGCCGCCGGGCGAACCCTTCGCCGTCGTCGGCAACGTGCCCTTCTCGCGTACCGCCGACATCGTCGACTGGTGCCTGCGCGCCCCCGCGCTGACCGACGCCACGCTCATCACCCAGCTCGAATACGCCCGCAAGCGCACCGGGGGCTTCGGACGCTGGTCACTGCGGACGGTGGAGACCTGGCCGCAGACCGAGTGGCGGCTGCTCGGCCGGATCGGGCGGCGGGAGTTCCGTCCGGTACCGCGCGTGGACGCGGGCATCCTGCGCGTCGAGCGCCGCCCGCGCCCGCTGCTGCCCGCCGCCCAACTCGCCGACTACCGGCGGCTGGTCGAGGTGGGCTTCACCGGTGTCGGCGGCTCGCTGTACGCGTCGCTGCACCGGGCCGGTCATCCGCGCCGGCGGCTGGACGCGGCGTTCGACGCGGCGCGGGTCGACCGCGCCGAGATCGTCGCGTTCGTGCCGCCGGGAGCATGGCTGACCCTGCACGCGGCGCTGCACCGCACCTGA
- a CDS encoding VOC family protein, whose translation MGLPVVHFEIVGADPARLRAFYGELFGWDFDLGDASTPVVSRPGEYGFVHGGANPVPGDGANGRVPGINGGVAGGAGFRPQVLFYVGVPDVEAALRQAEALGGTRRMGPEPARPGPGALVVGHFADPEGNVVGVAGTA comes from the coding sequence ATGGGACTGCCGGTGGTGCACTTCGAGATCGTCGGCGCCGACCCCGCGAGGTTGCGCGCCTTCTACGGAGAGCTGTTCGGGTGGGACTTCGACCTGGGCGACGCGAGCACGCCGGTGGTGTCGCGGCCGGGCGAGTACGGCTTCGTGCACGGCGGCGCGAATCCCGTGCCGGGCGACGGCGCGAACGGGCGCGTGCCCGGGATCAACGGCGGAGTGGCCGGCGGGGCGGGTTTCCGGCCGCAGGTGCTCTTCTACGTCGGCGTACCCGACGTGGAGGCCGCGCTCCGGCAGGCCGAGGCCCTCGGCGGGACACGCCGGATGGGCCCCGAGCCGGCGCGCCCCGGGCCCGGCGCCCTGGTGGTCGGGCACTTCGCCGACCCCGAGGGCAATGTCGTCGGGGTCGCCGGTACGGCCTGA
- a CDS encoding ABC transporter substrate-binding protein, with translation MRTRSLTGAGTHTGTGARLVAAAAALGLLLTGCSGGDGESSDGRITLRFQSLAWQDESVQVNKELVKEWNAAHPDVRVEYVQGSWDSVHDQLLTSFEGGEAPDIIHDASDDLADFAYGGYLADLDGLLPDRLRRDIPERSWETAEFGDGVYGVPFLQEPRVLIANKKILEASDARIPTVEKPWTWAEFRSATKELTAGEGRKPAAGQAEYGVAWPLKDPVSATLNLSRSTGGQLFHRGADDKVTIRYTEADAEVPAVIHDQVNSDGSASGATLGMGGSDTLPGFFGGKYAMVPLGFSYRQQIIQQAPKGFEWTVLPAPAGADGATQGVSPQTLSVSEDTPHKKEAVAFIDFLLQPENMVRLAQGDWMLPTGTAALADPSLHTAKHGWGTGAALARELLPAPAQSVRGYPEWKDKVATPALQEYYSGAIDRAELEKRLVKDGNLVLARYQR, from the coding sequence ATGCGTACCAGAAGCCTCACGGGTGCGGGGACTCATACGGGTACGGGTGCGCGGCTCGTGGCCGCTGCCGCCGCCCTCGGACTGCTGCTCACCGGCTGCTCGGGGGGCGACGGCGAGTCGTCGGACGGCCGGATCACCCTGCGCTTCCAGTCGCTGGCCTGGCAGGACGAGTCGGTCCAGGTGAACAAGGAACTGGTGAAGGAGTGGAACGCCGCCCACCCCGACGTCCGGGTCGAGTACGTGCAGGGGAGCTGGGACAGCGTCCACGACCAACTGCTCACCTCCTTCGAAGGCGGTGAGGCGCCCGACATCATCCATGACGCCTCCGACGACCTCGCCGACTTCGCGTACGGCGGCTATCTGGCCGACCTGGACGGGCTGCTGCCCGACCGGCTGAGGCGGGACATCCCCGAACGCAGCTGGGAGACCGCGGAGTTCGGGGACGGTGTGTACGGCGTGCCGTTCCTCCAGGAGCCGCGCGTCCTGATCGCCAACAAGAAGATCCTGGAAGCCTCCGACGCGCGCATCCCGACCGTCGAGAAGCCCTGGACCTGGGCCGAGTTCAGGTCGGCCACCAAGGAACTCACGGCCGGGGAGGGGCGGAAGCCGGCGGCCGGGCAGGCGGAGTACGGGGTGGCCTGGCCGCTCAAGGACCCCGTCTCCGCGACGCTCAACCTCAGCCGGTCCACCGGCGGGCAGCTCTTCCACCGGGGCGCGGACGACAAGGTGACGATCCGTTACACCGAGGCCGACGCCGAGGTCCCCGCCGTCATCCACGACCAGGTCAACAGCGACGGCAGCGCGTCGGGCGCCACGCTCGGCATGGGCGGTTCGGACACGCTGCCGGGGTTCTTCGGCGGGAAGTACGCGATGGTACCGCTCGGCTTCTCGTACCGGCAGCAGATCATCCAGCAGGCGCCGAAGGGCTTCGAGTGGACGGTGCTGCCGGCCCCGGCTGGGGCGGACGGCGCGACGCAGGGGGTCAGCCCGCAGACGCTGTCGGTCTCCGAGGACACGCCTCATAAGAAGGAGGCGGTGGCCTTCATCGACTTCCTGCTCCAGCCCGAGAACATGGTCCGCCTCGCCCAGGGCGACTGGATGCTGCCCACCGGTACGGCGGCGCTCGCCGATCCGTCCCTGCACACCGCGAAGCACGGCTGGGGGACCGGCGCCGCGCTCGCCCGCGAACTGCTGCCGGCGCCGGCGCAGTCGGTGCGCGGCTACCCGGAGTGGAAGGACAAGGTCGCGACGCCGGCGCTCCAGGAGTACTACAGCGGCGCGATCGACCGCGCCGAACTGGAGAAACGCCTGGTGAAGGACGGCAATCTGGTGTTGGCCCGCTACCAGCGCTGA
- a CDS encoding carbohydrate ABC transporter permease: protein MSLRTSRPARAGQYLALLCYLVFLAFPFVWLISTAFKPARELGSLHPTWIPDSPTLENLRQAFDEQPLLRAAGNSLTVALSAALIAVVIATPMAYVMARQRSRLATAATGWVVVSQAFPFVLVIIPLFLMLKNLHLINSLLGLIMVYVVWSLPFALWMLVGYVRAVPAELEEAAAVDGAGRLRTLVSVTAPLLAPGIVATAMFAFITAWNEFFFALVLLKSPEKQTLPVILTHFLGAEGVADLGPLAAAAFLATIPSLVIFAIIQRRITGGMLAGAVKT, encoded by the coding sequence ATGAGTCTGCGCACCAGCAGGCCGGCGCGCGCCGGGCAGTACCTCGCGCTCCTCTGCTATCTGGTCTTCCTCGCCTTCCCGTTCGTGTGGCTGATCTCCACCGCCTTCAAACCGGCGCGTGAGCTGGGCAGTCTGCACCCCACCTGGATACCGGACAGCCCGACGCTGGAGAACCTCCGGCAGGCGTTCGACGAGCAGCCGCTCCTCAGGGCCGCCGGCAACAGCCTCACCGTCGCGCTCTCCGCCGCCCTGATCGCCGTCGTCATCGCGACGCCGATGGCCTATGTGATGGCCCGGCAGCGGAGCAGGCTCGCGACGGCGGCGACCGGATGGGTCGTGGTCAGCCAGGCGTTCCCGTTCGTCCTGGTGATCATCCCGCTCTTCCTGATGCTGAAGAACCTGCATCTGATCAACTCGCTGCTCGGGCTGATCATGGTGTACGTGGTCTGGTCCCTGCCGTTCGCGCTCTGGATGCTGGTCGGTTACGTCCGGGCCGTCCCCGCCGAGCTGGAGGAGGCGGCGGCCGTCGACGGCGCCGGCCGGCTCCGTACGCTCGTCTCGGTCACGGCCCCGCTGCTGGCGCCGGGCATCGTCGCCACCGCGATGTTCGCCTTCATCACGGCGTGGAACGAGTTCTTCTTCGCGCTCGTCCTGCTCAAGTCCCCGGAGAAGCAGACCCTGCCGGTGATCCTCACCCACTTCCTCGGCGCCGAGGGCGTCGCCGATCTGGGGCCGCTCGCGGCGGCGGCGTTCCTCGCGACGATCCCCTCACTCGTCATCTTCGCGATCATCCAACGACGGATCACGGGCGGCATGCTCGCCGGGGCGGTGAAGACCTGA
- a CDS encoding carbohydrate ABC transporter permease — translation MTLATAKTRSGKKPRSGEGASGGGKRRERVIDRGAWFLVLPALIPILVLSVGPLLYGIVLAFTDAQSGRTEPTQWIGTLNFQDLYHDTLFWESFRIGLLWAVGVTVPQFVLALGLALLLNQRLRFRWLARAVAIVPWAMPEVVVGIMWRLVYNADAGILNETIRDFGLGDGRDWLTGLATALPAVIVVGIWAGMPQTTVALLAGLQNTPDELHEAAALDGAGAWRRFRTVTWPALKPVALAITALNFIWNFNSFALVYVLTSGGPGGRTRLPMLFAYEEAFRYGQFGYAAAMGCVMVAVISVLLAVYLVGRLKSGDEK, via the coding sequence GTGACACTGGCGACCGCGAAGACGCGGTCCGGCAAGAAGCCGCGGTCCGGCGAAGGCGCGTCAGGGGGCGGGAAGCGGCGGGAGAGAGTGATCGACCGCGGCGCCTGGTTCCTGGTGCTGCCGGCCCTGATACCGATCCTCGTCCTCAGCGTCGGCCCCTTGCTCTACGGCATCGTCCTCGCGTTCACCGACGCGCAGTCCGGCCGCACGGAGCCCACCCAGTGGATCGGGACGCTGAACTTCCAGGACCTGTACCACGACACACTCTTCTGGGAGTCCTTCCGGATCGGCCTGCTGTGGGCGGTCGGTGTGACCGTCCCGCAGTTCGTGCTCGCCCTTGGCCTCGCCCTGCTGCTGAACCAGCGGCTCCGCTTCCGCTGGCTCGCGCGGGCCGTGGCGATCGTCCCCTGGGCCATGCCCGAGGTGGTAGTCGGCATCATGTGGCGCCTCGTCTACAACGCCGACGCGGGAATCCTCAACGAGACGATCCGCGACTTCGGCCTCGGTGACGGCCGTGACTGGCTCACCGGCCTGGCCACCGCACTGCCCGCCGTGATCGTCGTGGGGATCTGGGCGGGCATGCCGCAGACCACCGTCGCGCTGCTCGCCGGACTCCAGAACACCCCGGACGAGCTGCACGAGGCGGCGGCGCTGGACGGCGCGGGCGCCTGGCGCCGGTTCCGTACCGTCACCTGGCCCGCGCTCAAGCCGGTCGCGCTCGCGATCACGGCGCTCAATTTCATCTGGAACTTCAACTCCTTCGCCCTGGTCTACGTCCTGACCAGCGGCGGCCCCGGCGGCCGGACCCGGCTGCCCATGCTCTTCGCCTACGAAGAGGCGTTCCGCTACGGGCAGTTCGGTTACGCCGCCGCCATGGGCTGCGTCATGGTCGCCGTGATCTCGGTCCTTCTCGCCGTCTATCTGGTGGGACGTCTGAAGTCGGGGGACGAGAAATGA
- a CDS encoding phosphotransferase enzyme family protein, translated as MDEARARAVLDATGLAHGSSRGTSRDAELLALGENAVFRSGDLVVKVGRSLAAAPELLERAERELAVADWLAASGVPAVRAAEPKVRTVDGHPVTLWRRLPDAVRPAGPADLAALLRLVHALPAPPFELPRRELLGGVERWLRIAGDAIDPADADYLRERRDGFATAAAALTPHLAPGPIHGDALPRNVHVGPDGPVLVDLETFSTDLREHDLVVMALSRDRYGMAPEAYDTFTAAYGWDVRDWSGCAVLRGARETASCAWVAQHAPTNPKALTEFRRRVASLRDGDPEVRWYPF; from the coding sequence ATGGACGAGGCACGGGCGCGCGCCGTACTCGACGCCACGGGACTGGCGCACGGGTCGTCGCGCGGCACGTCGCGGGACGCCGAACTGCTGGCGCTGGGCGAGAACGCGGTGTTCCGGTCGGGCGACCTGGTCGTCAAGGTCGGCCGGAGCCTCGCCGCCGCGCCGGAGCTGCTGGAGCGCGCCGAGCGTGAACTGGCCGTCGCCGACTGGCTCGCGGCGAGCGGCGTCCCGGCGGTCCGGGCCGCCGAGCCCAAGGTCCGTACGGTGGACGGCCACCCGGTGACGCTCTGGCGGCGGCTGCCCGACGCCGTACGCCCTGCGGGCCCGGCGGATCTGGCCGCCCTGCTCCGGCTCGTCCACGCGCTGCCCGCGCCGCCGTTCGAGCTGCCCCGCAGGGAGTTGCTCGGCGGTGTGGAGCGGTGGCTGCGGATCGCCGGTGACGCGATCGACCCGGCGGACGCGGACTATCTGCGCGAGCGCAGGGACGGTTTCGCCACGGCCGCGGCGGCGCTCACCCCGCACCTCGCGCCGGGCCCGATCCATGGCGACGCGCTGCCCCGCAATGTCCATGTCGGCCCGGACGGACCGGTCCTGGTCGATCTGGAGACCTTCTCCACCGATCTGCGCGAGCACGACCTGGTGGTGATGGCGCTGTCCCGCGACCGGTACGGCATGGCCCCGGAGGCGTACGACACCTTCACGGCCGCCTACGGCTGGGACGTACGTGACTGGTCCGGCTGCGCCGTGCTGCGGGGCGCCCGCGAGACGGCGAGCTGCGCGTGGGTGGCGCAGCACGCCCCGACGAACCCGAAGGCGCTCACCGAATTCCGCCGCCGCGTCGCGTCGCTGCGCGACGGTGACCCCGAGGTCCGCTGGTACCCCTTCTGA
- a CDS encoding 3'-5' exonuclease yields MGWHGEPLVGFDLETTGTEPLEARIVTAAVIAVRDGAVEERRDWLADPGIRIPEQASAIHGVTSERASAEGRPAREVADEIATALAEYWTRGVPVVAYNASFDLTLLAAELARHRLPSLNDRVGGGPIGPVIDPYTIDRAVDKYRRGKRNLEAVCTEYGVVLDSAHNAGADALAAVRVATAIAGRHRQVGTLTPAALHERQIAWYAEWAADFQSFLRRKGNTDAVVDADWPLRELVPAAG; encoded by the coding sequence ATGGGCTGGCACGGGGAGCCATTGGTCGGATTCGATCTGGAGACGACCGGTACGGAGCCGCTTGAGGCGCGCATCGTGACGGCCGCGGTGATCGCGGTGCGGGACGGCGCGGTGGAGGAGCGGCGGGACTGGCTGGCCGATCCGGGCATCCGGATCCCGGAGCAGGCGTCGGCGATCCACGGGGTCACCAGCGAGCGCGCGTCGGCGGAGGGCCGGCCCGCGCGTGAGGTGGCCGACGAGATCGCGACCGCGCTGGCCGAGTACTGGACGCGGGGCGTGCCGGTCGTGGCGTACAACGCGTCGTTCGATCTGACTCTGCTCGCCGCGGAGTTGGCACGGCACCGCCTGCCGTCGCTGAACGACCGGGTGGGCGGCGGGCCGATCGGCCCGGTGATCGATCCGTACACGATCGATCGCGCCGTCGACAAGTACCGGCGGGGCAAGCGGAATCTGGAGGCGGTCTGCACCGAGTACGGGGTGGTGCTGGACAGCGCGCACAACGCGGGCGCGGACGCGCTGGCGGCCGTGCGGGTGGCGACGGCGATAGCGGGCCGCCACCGCCAGGTCGGCACTCTCACGCCCGCGGCGCTGCACGAGCGGCAGATCGCCTGGTACGCGGAGTGGGCGGCGGACTTCCAGAGCTTCCTGCGCCGCAAGGGAAACACGGACGCGGTGGTCGACGCCGACTGGCCCCTGCGCGAACTGGTCCCGGCGGCGGGCTGA
- a CDS encoding SAV2148 family HEPN domain-containing protein has protein sequence MSSGGLELPPGDPGHEGVSGDIPPGAVSLARPMEIGAELDWGPEAWTEVRTRAQRAGRAYIWLNLVEQRLRAVVSAILKPIYEPVHGDEWVVAAAGPAGQEWVQRAVAVREVSRRKGYLLDPADDNVLSFLTLPQLRELMVQHWPGFQPYFDDRRDVELALDELEVARNVVSRNRALSEAVLAQAERASARLLEILGSGTAVPSADRLRVDAVEDLVGDRYADVVSVHPDRVRLQRQIPAEDLFGGARRLDAVGIGLNLLVQNFSGRRLVRLAESGCRIRLLFLNPASSSVKRRERELGLKKGELSRSVEMNILHMRRVRSRLRDPGAFEIHVFDETPRFTAYLVDGDGSDGLAVVQSYLRRARGMEAPVLVLRGAGRDVVRVGQDTEHGLFQTYREEFESVWTDSRPVS, from the coding sequence GTGAGCTCGGGAGGGCTGGAGCTACCCCCAGGTGACCCAGGTCATGAGGGGGTTTCCGGCGACATCCCGCCCGGAGCGGTCTCCCTCGCACGGCCGATGGAGATCGGGGCGGAGCTGGACTGGGGTCCGGAGGCCTGGACCGAGGTGCGTACGCGCGCCCAGCGGGCCGGCCGGGCCTATATCTGGCTGAATCTTGTCGAACAACGGCTCCGTGCTGTCGTCTCGGCGATCCTCAAACCCATCTACGAGCCGGTGCACGGCGACGAATGGGTGGTGGCCGCCGCCGGACCGGCGGGGCAGGAGTGGGTCCAGCGCGCCGTCGCCGTCCGCGAGGTCTCCCGCCGCAAGGGCTATCTGCTCGACCCGGCGGACGACAACGTCCTGAGCTTCCTGACACTGCCGCAGTTGCGGGAGCTGATGGTCCAGCACTGGCCGGGCTTCCAGCCGTACTTCGACGACCGCCGCGACGTCGAGCTGGCCCTGGACGAGCTGGAGGTGGCCCGTAACGTCGTCTCCCGCAACCGGGCCCTGTCCGAGGCCGTGCTCGCGCAGGCGGAGCGGGCCTCGGCGCGGCTGCTGGAGATCCTGGGCAGCGGAACGGCCGTGCCGTCGGCCGACCGGCTCAGGGTGGACGCCGTGGAGGACCTGGTCGGCGACCGGTACGCGGACGTGGTCTCCGTCCACCCCGACCGGGTGCGGCTCCAGCGGCAGATCCCCGCCGAGGATCTTTTCGGCGGCGCCCGGCGCCTCGACGCGGTCGGGATAGGCCTGAACCTCCTCGTGCAGAACTTCTCCGGCCGGCGCCTCGTACGGCTCGCCGAGTCCGGCTGCCGGATACGGCTGCTCTTCCTCAACCCGGCCAGCAGCTCGGTCAAGCGCCGCGAACGCGAACTGGGTCTCAAGAAGGGCGAGCTGAGCCGCTCCGTGGAGATGAACATCCTCCATATGCGCAGGGTCCGCTCCCGGCTCCGTGACCCGGGCGCCTTCGAGATCCACGTCTTCGACGAGACCCCGCGCTTCACCGCGTATCTGGTCGACGGGGACGGCTCGGACGGGCTCGCGGTCGTGCAGTCCTATCTGAGACGGGCGCGCGGCATGGAGGCGCCGGTGCTGGTGCTGCGGGGCGCCGGGCGCGATGTGGTGCGGGTCGGCCAGGACACGGAACACGGTCTGTTCCAGACCTACCGGGAGGAGTTCGAGTCGGTGTGGACCGACTCGCGCCCCGTCTCCTGA
- the glgX gene encoding glycogen debranching protein GlgX, translating to MQVWPGQTYPLGATYDGAGTNFAVYSEAAHRIELCLLHDDGSETAVELREADAFVRHAYLPGIMPGQRYGFRVHGPYEPENGQRCNSAKLLLDPYARAISGSIDWNESVYGYHFGKPDSRNDMDSAPHTMTAVVVNPYFDWGDDRRPRTDYHRTVIYEAHVKGLTMLHPDLPEELRGTYAGLAHPAVIEHLTELGVTALEIMPVHQFVNDHRLVDAGLNNYWGYNTIGFFAPHNTYASWGDRGEQVLEFKQAVKALHEAGIEVILDVVYNHTAEGNHLGPTLSFRGLDNASYYRLGADNPRYYTDTTGTGNSLLMRSPHVLQLIMDSLRYWVEEMHVDGFRFDLAATLARQFHEVDRLSSFFDLVQQDPVVSQVKLIAEPWDVGEGGYQVGNFPPLWTEWNGKYRDTVRDLWRGEPRTLAEFASRLTGSSDLYQDDGRRPLASINFTTCHDGFTLHDLVAYNDKHNEANGEGNRDGESHNRSWNCGVEGETDDPEVLELRDRQVRNFIATLMLSQGVPMLSHGDEFGRTQGGNNNAYCQDNEVAWVHWPEKGDEKDKGLLAFTQTMVWLRRDHPVFRRRRFFHGRPVEGTHDELSDISWFTPEGEEMDQGDWQATDAKAMTVFLNGQAISEPGPRGERIFDDSFLLMFNASAETLEFAVPANHGSQWRIVVDTARPEGVPPGDGPKVDAGERITMIGRSMTVLMRSV from the coding sequence ATGCAGGTCTGGCCGGGACAGACGTATCCCCTCGGCGCCACGTACGACGGCGCCGGTACCAACTTCGCGGTCTACTCAGAGGCCGCGCACCGGATCGAGTTGTGCCTTCTGCACGACGACGGTTCAGAAACGGCGGTGGAACTCCGCGAGGCGGACGCCTTCGTCCGGCATGCCTATCTGCCGGGCATCATGCCCGGTCAGCGATACGGGTTCCGGGTCCACGGGCCGTACGAGCCGGAAAACGGGCAGCGCTGCAATTCGGCGAAACTGCTCCTGGACCCGTACGCCCGCGCGATCAGCGGCAGCATCGACTGGAACGAGTCGGTGTACGGCTACCACTTCGGCAAGCCGGACTCGCGCAACGACATGGACTCGGCGCCGCACACGATGACGGCCGTCGTGGTCAACCCGTACTTCGACTGGGGCGACGACCGCCGCCCGCGTACCGACTACCACCGCACCGTCATCTACGAGGCCCATGTGAAGGGCCTGACGATGCTGCACCCGGACCTGCCGGAGGAGCTGCGCGGTACGTACGCGGGGCTCGCCCATCCGGCGGTCATCGAGCACCTGACCGAGCTGGGGGTCACCGCGCTGGAAATAATGCCGGTGCACCAGTTCGTCAACGACCACCGGCTGGTGGACGCCGGCCTCAACAACTACTGGGGCTACAACACCATCGGCTTCTTCGCCCCGCACAACACCTACGCCTCCTGGGGAGACCGGGGCGAGCAGGTGCTGGAGTTCAAGCAGGCGGTGAAGGCGCTGCACGAGGCGGGGATCGAGGTGATCCTCGACGTCGTCTACAACCACACGGCCGAGGGCAATCACCTGGGCCCGACGCTCTCCTTCAGGGGCCTCGACAACGCCTCCTACTACCGTCTGGGCGCGGACAACCCGCGCTACTACACGGACACCACCGGCACCGGGAACTCCCTCCTGATGCGCAGTCCGCACGTGCTCCAGCTGATCATGGACTCGCTGCGGTACTGGGTGGAGGAGATGCATGTCGACGGCTTCCGCTTCGACCTCGCCGCGACACTGGCGCGCCAGTTCCACGAGGTGGACCGGCTGTCGTCGTTCTTCGACCTGGTCCAGCAGGACCCGGTGGTCAGTCAGGTGAAGCTGATCGCCGAGCCGTGGGACGTGGGCGAGGGCGGCTACCAGGTGGGGAACTTCCCGCCGCTGTGGACCGAGTGGAACGGCAAGTACCGCGACACGGTCCGCGATCTGTGGCGGGGCGAGCCGCGCACCCTGGCGGAGTTCGCCTCCCGGCTCACCGGGTCGTCCGATCTGTACCAGGACGACGGGCGGCGACCGCTGGCGTCCATCAACTTCACCACCTGCCACGACGGCTTCACCCTGCACGACCTCGTCGCCTACAACGACAAACACAACGAGGCGAACGGCGAGGGCAACAGGGACGGCGAGAGCCACAACCGTTCGTGGAACTGCGGCGTGGAGGGAGAGACCGACGATCCGGAGGTGCTGGAGCTGCGCGACCGTCAGGTGCGCAACTTCATCGCGACGCTGATGCTGTCCCAGGGCGTGCCGATGCTCAGTCACGGCGACGAGTTCGGCCGTACGCAGGGCGGCAACAACAACGCGTACTGCCAGGACAACGAGGTCGCCTGGGTGCACTGGCCCGAGAAGGGCGACGAGAAGGACAAGGGCCTGCTGGCCTTCACCCAGACCATGGTCTGGCTGCGGCGCGACCATCCGGTGTTCCGGCGGCGGCGGTTCTTCCACGGCCGTCCGGTGGAGGGCACGCACGACGAGCTGTCGGACATCTCCTGGTTCACCCCTGAGGGTGAAGAGATGGACCAGGGCGACTGGCAGGCGACCGACGCGAAGGCCATGACTGTCTTCCTGAACGGGCAGGCCATCTCGGAGCCGGGACCGCGTGGCGAGCGGATCTTCGACGACTCGTTCCTGCTGATGTTCAACGCGAGCGCGGAGACGCTGGAATTCGCCGTGCCCGCGAATCACGGCAGCCAGTGGCGGATCGTCGTGGACACGGCCCGCCCGGAGGGCGTGCCGCCGGGCGACGGCCCGAAGGTGGACGCGGGCGAGCGGATCACGATGATCGGCCGCAGCATGACGGTGCTGATGCGGTCGGTGTAG